In Hermetia illucens chromosome 5, iHerIll2.2.curated.20191125, whole genome shotgun sequence, a single window of DNA contains:
- the LOC119657124 gene encoding protein artemis-like: MSTFSGLFEEIPFISADRFDGENLRSKIFFLSHCHMDHMRGLDRPEGLPGPLYTSAVSRVLVRKQFPNVQDVRVLEIGSAEEISYESDGEEYRVVVTALPARHCPGSIMLLIQYRELKILYTGDFRLTKADLDSKFASLRQLEPDVVYLDSSFLKKCYPEFPTQTESIKKICDLITEWTSISPQHKVIIRIPAQYGSEFLFMEIGRKLKQKIYVANEQLEKYIFFPDMDQCISSNLKECNIFSLQKHEKGMFGSFHYRIIQPSALFWKNWTRGQPICKEENKNTIRVAYSSHSSYTELKDFIEFVKPKKVQLNVVSKMPEEMYKCLDEILGELEQSSKERKEPAIVKSRFDNLFRVPNSGYNRKYEEPIRMPIKRVKL; encoded by the exons ATGAGTACTTTTTCCGGGTTGTTCGAAGAGATTCCGTTTATTTCGGCAGATAGATTCGATGGCGAGAATTTACGGTCGAAAATATTCTTCCTCTCTCACTGTCACATGGATCATATGCGAGGACTGGATAGACCTGAGGGTCTGCCAGGTCCATTGTATACCAGCGCCGTTTCGAGGGTCCTCGTCCGGAAACAGTTCCCAAATGTGCAGGATGTTCGCGTTTTAGAGATTGGAT CTGCTGAGGAAATAAGCTATGAATCAGATGGGGAGGAATATCGAGTCGTCGTGACCGCTCTGCCGGCAAGGCACTGCCCTGGGTCGATTATGTTGCTGATCCAATACCGCGAGCTTAAAATCCTGTACACAGGGGACTTTAG GTTAACAAAGGCAGATTTAGATTCAAAATTCGCTTCTCTACGCCAACTCGAACCGGATGTTGTGTACTTAGATTCgagctttttaaaaaaatgctacCCAGAATTTCCAACTCAGACTGAGAgtatcaaaaaaatttgtgatctTATTACGGAATGGACATCGATCTCTCCTCAACACAAAGTTATCATTCGAATCCCCGCCCAATATGGTTCTGAATTTCTCTTCATGGAAATCGGACGAAAACTCAAACAGAAAATCTATGTagcaaacgaacaacttgaaaagtacatttTCTTCCCAGATATGGACCAATGCATTTCTAGTAATTTGAAAGAGTGCAACATCTTCAGCCTTCAAAAGCACGAGAAAGGCATGTTCGGATCTTTCCATTATCGAATTATTCAACCTTCTGCGTTATTCTGGAAGAATTGGACACGCGGACAACcaatttgcaaagaagaaaataaaaatacaattcGAGTTGCCTACTCGAGTCACAGCAGCTATACAGAGCTTAAAGACTTCATAGAGTTCGTCAAGCCAAAGAAAGTTCAGTTGAACGTTGTATCAAAAATGCCAGAAGAGATGTATAAGTGTTTGGACGAAATTTTGGGAGAACTAGAACAATCGAGTAAGGAACGTAAAGAGCCGGCGATAGTCAAATCTCGCTTCGACAATTTATTTAGAGTACCAAATAGCGGATATAATAGAAAATATGAGGAACCAATTAGGATGCCAATTAAAAGAGTGAAATTgtga